From a region of the Clupea harengus chromosome 9, Ch_v2.0.2, whole genome shotgun sequence genome:
- the usp32 gene encoding ubiquitin carboxyl-terminal hydrolase 32 isoform X3, producing MGAKESRIGFLSYDEAVKRVTDVELKRLKDAFKRTSGVSYYMTQQCFYKEVLGDGVPPKVAEVIYNSFGGNTKGLHFNNLIVGLVLLTRGRDEEKAKYIFSLFASESGSYATRDDVESMLVAVDGQVPPSLRTCFSEGEKVHYERFRNWLLQNKEAFTFSRWLLSAGVCVTLTDDSDTPTFYQTLAGVTHLEESDIIDLEKRYWLLKAQSRTGRFDLETFAPLVSPPIHASLSEGLFHAFDENRDNHIDFKEISCGLSACCRGPVAERQKFCFKVFDVDRDGILSRQEVQDMVVALQEVWKDNRTDTFPELLANVSDIVEGILKMHDTTKMGHLTLEDYQIWSVKSALANEFLNLLFQVCHIVLGLRPATPEEEGQIIRGWLERESRHGLHMGQNWFLISMQWWQQWKDYVKYDNNKAIVVEQPSILGVGRRSPQSCASMEPIPSPSRAGYSNGAGVTRSSSSSGEKSPDNISSASEAAESPNASLIPHMTSSATELCFARQHNASDNNNQCFSSANGNLSSHLTMQRPGAIDNHPLVLTEPMKAPTLTMEGGRLKRSPPLTPGRDFETVPEPVWRALYHWYGANLSLPRPVIQHTKTGQPELELFPRYLLFLRQQPATRTPQSNIWVNMGNVPSPNAPLKRVLAYTGCFSRMGTIKDIHDYLSQRLRIKDEDMRLWLYNSENYLTLLDDEDHTLESLKIQDDQHLVIEVRNKDMSWPEEMSFIANSSKIDRHKEVPTEKGATGLSNLGNTCFMNSSIQCVSNTKPLTDYFISGRHLYELNRTNPIGMRGHMAKCYGDLVQELWSGTQKNVAPLKLRWTIAKYAPRFNGFQQQDSQELLAFLLDGLHEDLNRVHEKPYVELKDSDLRPDFEVASEAWDNHLRRNRSIVVDLFHGQLKSQVKCKTCGHISARFDPFNFLSLPLPMDSSMHLEITVIKLDGSTPVRYGLRLNMDEKYTGLKKQLSELCGLKPEQILLAEVHNSNVRNFPQDNQKVRLSVNGFLCAFEIPVPGSPTSVTCPAQSESTPTAKGTAANGHIGKPSLIPNGMPSTVVPYTPEKPLPNGIPNGHAVAVQDSPFIGYIIAMHRKMMRTELYFLSSQKNRPSLFGMPVIVPCTVHTSKKDLYDAVWIQVSRLASPLPPQEASNHAQDCDDSMGYQYPFTLRVVQKDGHSCAWCPWYRFCRGCMVDCCEDRASLGNAYIAVDWDPTALHLRYQTSQERIVEEHSSVEQSRRAQAEPISLDSCLRAFTSEEELGEDELYYCSKCKTHRLATKKLDLWRLPPVLIVHLKRFQFVNGRWIKSQKIVKFPREGFDPAAFLAPRERSLQEETQRAAGAGGTAVGDSSSLAASGTICSVSSVSTSTFSSLSSTPKASPALARRAGSPLKGSSPAGSPKSGGRKQGRLRLPQLGSRHRLSTSKENLESSSFNITSGSTDGMSSSSNKESSPDQDTSSVAEVEAGSGAGQEEGGNALDSWSEEASGSESEVVVMNGLVPEGGHANGHAETNTDAESALHQRDEICLQPVYNLYATSCHSGIMGGGHYVTYAKNPNEKWYCYNDSSCKEVHSEEIDTDSAYILFYEQQGVDYSQFLPKTDGKKMADTTSMDEDFESDYKKYCVLQ from the exons GCGAGATGAGGAAAaagccaaat ACATCTTCAGCCTGTTCGCCAGCGAGTCGGGCAGCTACGCCACGCGGGACGATGTGGAGAGCATGCTGGTTGCGGTGGACGGCCAAGTACCACCCTCGCTCAGGACGTGCTTCTCAGAG GGAGAGAAGGTCCATTACGAGCGCTTTAGGAACTGGTTGCTCCAGAACAAAGAAGCTTTCACCTTCTCACGCTGGCTACTGTCCGCGGGCGTGTGCGTCACCCTGACCGACGACAGCGACACACCCACCTTCTATCAGACCCTGGCCGGGGTCACACACT TAGAAGAATCGGACATCATCGACTTGGAGAAGCGCTACTGGCTGTTGAAGGCTCAGTCGCGGACGGGTCGCTTCGATTTGGAAACCTTTGCTCCACTGGTCTCGCCTCCCATTCACGCATCGCTTAGTGAAG GCCTGTTCCACGCCTTTGATGAGAACCGGGACAATCACATCGACTTCAAGGAGATCTCGTGTGGCCTGTCTGCATGCTGCCGGGGGCCCGTGGCTGAGAGACAGAAGT TCTGTTTCAAGGTGTTTGATGTGGACCGCGATGGCATCCTGTCGAGACAGGAGGTGCAGGACATGGTGGTGGCCCTGCAGGAGGTGTGGAAGGACAACCGCACGGACACCTTCCCC GAACTGCTTGCCAACGTGTCAGACATAGTAGAGGGCATCCTGAAGATGCACGACACAACAAAG ATGGGCCACCTGACTCTGGAAGACTACCAGATCTGGAGCGTGAAGAGTGCCCTTGCCAATGAGTTCCTCAACCTGCTATTTCAG gtgtgccaCATAGTGCTGGGTCTGAGACCGGCCACACCGGAAGAGGAGGGACAGATCATCAG GGGctggctggagagggagagtaggCATGGGCTACACATGGGCCAGAACTGGTTCCTCATCTCCATGCAATGGTGGCAGCAGTGGAAAGACTACGTCAAATAT GACAACAACAAGGCCATTGTGGTGGAGCAGCCCTCCATCCTGGGCGTGGGGAGGAGGAGTCCCCAGTCGTGCGCCAGCATGGAGCCCATCCCCAGCCCCTCTCGAGCGGGCTACAGCAACGGCGCCGGGGTCACCAGGTCCTCCAGCTCCTCGGGGGAGAAGTCGCCAGACAACATCTCCAGCGCGTCAGAGGCCGCCGAGAGCCCGAACGCCA GTCTGATCCCTCACATGACCTCGTCGGCCACAGAGCTGTGCTTCGCCCGGCAGCACAACGCCTCGGACAACAACAACCAGTGCTTCTCCAGCGCAAACGGCAACCTGTCCTCTCACCTCACCATGCAGAGACCCGGAGCCATCGACAACCATCCACTAGTCCTCACCGAGCCTAtgaag GCTCCAACACTAACCATGGAGGGTGGGCGTCTGAAAAGATCCCCGCCGCTGACGCCGGGCCGGGACTTTGAGACAGTGCCAGAGCCCGTGTGGAGGGCACTCTACCACTGGTACGGTGCCAACCTCAGCCTGCCACGACCG GTCATCCAGCACACCAAGACAGGCCAGCCAGAGCTGGAGCTCTTCCCCCGCTACCTGCTCTTCCTGCGGCAGCAGCCGGCTACGCGCACCCCCCAGTCCAACATCTGGGTGAACATGG GTAACGTCCCCTCTCCTAACGCCCCTCTGAAGCGCGTGCTGGCCTACACGGGCTGCTTCAGCAGGATGGGCACCATCAAGGACATCCACGACTACCTGTCCCAGCGGCTGCGCATTAAGGACGAGGACATGAGGCTCTGGCTGTACAACAGCGAG aattacctCACCCTCCTGGACGATGAAGATCACACACTAGAAAGTCTGAAGATTCAAGACGACCAGCACTTAGTAATTGAAG TTCGGAACAAAGATATGAGCTGGCCAGAGGAAATGTCATTCATTGCCAACAGCAGTAAAATCGACCGACACAAAG AAG TCCCTACAGAGAAGGGTGCCACTGGCCTGAGTAACCTGGGCAACACGTGTTTCATGAACTCCAGCATCCAGTGTGTGAGCAACACCAAGCCCCTCACGGACTACTTCATCTCAGGGAGGCATCTCTACGAGCTCAACAG AACCAATCCCATTGGAATGCGTGGTCACATGGCAAAATGCTACGGGGATTTGGTCCAGGAGCTGTGGAGCGGAACGCAGAAGAATGTGGCGCCCTTAAAGCTCAGG TGGACGATAGCAAAATACGCTCCGCGATTCAACGGCTTCCAGCAGCAGGACTCCCAGGAGCTGCTGGCCTTCCTGCTAGACGGCCTCCACGAGGACCTGAACCGCGTGCACGAGAAGCCCTACGTGGAGCTGAAGGACAGCGACTTACGGCCCGACTTCGAGGTGGCCTCAGAG GCGTGGGATAACCACTTGAGGAGGAACCGTTCCATCGTGGTGGACTTGTTCCACGGCCAGCTCAAGTCCCAGGTCAAGTGTAAGACCTGTGGTCACATCAGTGCCCGATTCGACCCCTTTAACTTCCTGTCCCTGCCCCTGCCTATGGACAGCTCCATGCACTTAGAGATCACAG tgATCAAGCTGGACGGCTCGACTCCAGTGCGGTATGGCCTGCGTCTCAACATGGACGAGAAGTACACAGGCCTGAAGAAGCAGCTGAGCGAGCTGTGTGGACTCAAGCCAGAGCAGATCCTGCTGGCCGAGGTCCACAACTCCAATGTCAGG AACTTTCCACAGGACAATCAGAAGGTGCGTTTGTCTGTGAACGGCTTCCTCTGTGCGTTCGAGATCCCGGTACCAGGGTCACCTACCTCTGTCACCTGCCCCGCACAATCAG AAAGCACACCCACTGCCAAAGGGACAGCTGCTAACGGTCACATTGGGAAACCCAGTCTGATCCCCAACGGAATGCCAAGCACAGTGGTGCCATACACCCCAGAGAAACCCCTTCCCAATGGCATTCCCAACGGACACGCAGTGGCAGTCCAGGACAGCCCCTTCATCGGTTACATCATCGCCATGCACAGGAAGATG ATGCGAACGGAGCTGTACTTCCTGTCGTCTCAGAAGAACCGGCCCAGTCTGTTTGGCATGCCGGTGATCGTGCCCTGCACGGTGCACACCAGCAAGAAGGACCTGTACGACGCCGTGTGGATCCAGGTGTCCCGGCTGGCCAGCCCACTGCCCCCTCAGGAGGCCAGCAACCACGCCCAGGACTG TGATGACAGCATGGGCTACCAGTACCCCTTCACCCTGCGCGTGGTGCAAAAGGATGGCCACTCCTGCGCCTGGTGCCCCTGGTACAG GTTCTGCCGAGGCTGCATGGTGGACTGCTGCGAGGACAGGGCCTCCCTGGGGAACGCCTACATCGCAGTGGACTGGGACCCCACCGCCCTGCACCTCCGATACCAGACCTCccaggagagg ATAGTGGAGGAGCACTCCAGCGTGGAGCAGAGTCGGCGGGCCCAGGCGGAGCCCATCAGCCTGGACAGCTGCCTGCGGGCCTTCACCAGCGAGGAGGAGCTGGGCGAGGACGAGCTGTACTACTGCTCCAAGTGCAAGACCCACCGGCTGGCCACCAAGAAGCTGGACCTCTGGAGACTGCCCCCCGTGCTG ATAGTTCATTTGAAACGGTTCCAGTTTGTCAACGGTCGCTGGATCAAGTCTCAGAAGATTGTGAAGTTCCCCAGGGAGGGCTTTGACCCCGCTGCCTTCCTGGCCCCGCGAGAGAGGAGCCTGCAGGAGGAAACCCAGAGGGCAGCGGGGGCAGGAGGCACAGCCGTAGGGGACTCGTCCTCcttggctgccagtggcaccaTCTGCagtgtctcctctgtctccacgAGCACCTTCAGCAGCCTGTCAAGCACACCCAAAG CTTCCCCAGCACTGGCACGCCGGGCGGGCAGTCCGCTGAAGGGCTCCAGTCCCGCGGGCAGCCCCAAGAGCGGCGGGCGCAAGCAGGGCCGCCTGCGTCTGCCGCAGCTTGGCAGCCGGCACCGGCTCTCCACCAGCAAGGAAAACCTGGAAAGCAGCAGCTTCAACATCACCAGCGGCAGCACAGATGgaatgagcagcagcagcaacaaagAGAGCAGCCCTGACCAGGATACCAGCTCGGTGGCGGAGGTGGAGGCGGGGTCGGGGGCAGgccaggaggagggggggaacgCGCTGGACTCCTGGTCGGAGGAAGCTTCTGGAAGCGAGAGCGAGGTGGTCGTGATGAATGGACTGGTGCCCGAGGGTGGCCATGCCAATGGCCATGCTGAGACCAACACTGACGCGGAGAGCGCTCTTCACCAAAGAGACGAAATCTGCCTGCAGCCTGTATACAACTTGTATGCAACCTCA TGCCATTCAGGAATCATGGGTGGTGGCCACTATGTGACTTATGCCAAAAACCCCAACGAGAAATGGTACTGTTACAACGACAGCAGCTGCAAG GAGGTGCACTCTGAGGAGATTGACACGGACTCTGCCTACATCCTCTTCTACGAGCAGCAGGGAGTGGACTACTCGCAGTTCCTGCCAAAGACTGACGGCAAAAAGATGGCCGACACCACAAGCATGGACGAGGACTTTGAGTCGGACTACAAGAAATACTGCGTCCTTCAGTGA
- the usp32 gene encoding ubiquitin carboxyl-terminal hydrolase 32 isoform X4, with translation MGAKESRIGFLSYDEAVKRVTDVELKRLKDAFKRTSGVSYYMTQQCFYKEVLGDGVPPKVAEVIYNSFGGNTKGLHFNNLIVGLVLLTRGRDEEKAKYIFSLFASESGSYATRDDVESMLVAVDGQVPPSLRTCFSEGEKVHYERFRNWLLQNKEAFTFSRWLLSAGVCVTLTDDSDTPTFYQTLAGVTHLEESDIIDLEKRYWLLKAQSRTGRFDLETFAPLVSPPIHASLSEGLFHAFDENRDNHIDFKEISCGLSACCRGPVAERQKFCFKVFDVDRDGILSRQEVQDMVVALQEVWKDNRTDTFPELLANVSDIVEGILKMHDTTKMGHLTLEDYQIWSVKSALANEFLNLLFQVCHIVLGLRPATPEEEGQIIRGWLERESRHGLHMGQNWFLISMQWWQQWKDYVKYDNNKAIVVEQPSILGVGRRSPQSCASMEPIPSPSRAGYSNGAGVTRSSSSSGEKSPDNISSASEAAESPNASLIPHMTSSATELCFARQHNASDNNNQCFSSANGNLSSHLTMQRPGAIDNHPLVLTEPMKAPTLTMEGGRLKRSPPLTPGRDFETVPEPVWRALYHWYGANLSLPRPVIQHTKTGQPELELFPRYLLFLRQQPATRTPQSNIWVNMGNVPSPNAPLKRVLAYTGCFSRMGTIKDIHDYLSQRLRIKDEDMRLWLYNSENYLTLLDDEDHTLESLKIQDDQHLVIEVRNKDMSWPEEMSFIANSSKIDRHKVPTEKGATGLSNLGNTCFMNSSIQCVSNTKPLTDYFISGRHLYELNRTNPIGMRGHMAKCYGDLVQELWSGTQKNVAPLKLRWTIAKYAPRFNGFQQQDSQELLAFLLDGLHEDLNRVHEKPYVELKDSDLRPDFEVASEAWDNHLRRNRSIVVDLFHGQLKSQVKCKTCGHISARFDPFNFLSLPLPMDSSMHLEITVIKLDGSTPVRYGLRLNMDEKYTGLKKQLSELCGLKPEQILLAEVHNSNVRNFPQDNQKVRLSVNGFLCAFEIPVPGSPTSVTCPAQSESTPTAKGTAANGHIGKPSLIPNGMPSTVVPYTPEKPLPNGIPNGHAVAVQDSPFIGYIIAMHRKMMRTELYFLSSQKNRPSLFGMPVIVPCTVHTSKKDLYDAVWIQVSRLASPLPPQEASNHAQDCDDSMGYQYPFTLRVVQKDGHSCAWCPWYRFCRGCMVDCCEDRASLGNAYIAVDWDPTALHLRYQTSQERIVEEHSSVEQSRRAQAEPISLDSCLRAFTSEEELGEDELYYCSKCKTHRLATKKLDLWRLPPVLIVHLKRFQFVNGRWIKSQKIVKFPREGFDPAAFLAPRERSLQEETQRAAGAGGTAVGDSSSLAASGTICSVSSVSTSTFSSLSSTPKASPALARRAGSPLKGSSPAGSPKSGGRKQGRLRLPQLGSRHRLSTSKENLESSSFNITSGSTDGMSSSSNKESSPDQDTSSVAEVEAGSGAGQEEGGNALDSWSEEASGSESEVVVMNGLVPEGGHANGHAETNTDAESALHQRDEICLQPVYNLYATSCHSGIMGGGHYVTYAKNPNEKWYCYNDSSCKEVHSEEIDTDSAYILFYEQQGVDYSQFLPKTDGKKMADTTSMDEDFESDYKKYCVLQ, from the exons GCGAGATGAGGAAAaagccaaat ACATCTTCAGCCTGTTCGCCAGCGAGTCGGGCAGCTACGCCACGCGGGACGATGTGGAGAGCATGCTGGTTGCGGTGGACGGCCAAGTACCACCCTCGCTCAGGACGTGCTTCTCAGAG GGAGAGAAGGTCCATTACGAGCGCTTTAGGAACTGGTTGCTCCAGAACAAAGAAGCTTTCACCTTCTCACGCTGGCTACTGTCCGCGGGCGTGTGCGTCACCCTGACCGACGACAGCGACACACCCACCTTCTATCAGACCCTGGCCGGGGTCACACACT TAGAAGAATCGGACATCATCGACTTGGAGAAGCGCTACTGGCTGTTGAAGGCTCAGTCGCGGACGGGTCGCTTCGATTTGGAAACCTTTGCTCCACTGGTCTCGCCTCCCATTCACGCATCGCTTAGTGAAG GCCTGTTCCACGCCTTTGATGAGAACCGGGACAATCACATCGACTTCAAGGAGATCTCGTGTGGCCTGTCTGCATGCTGCCGGGGGCCCGTGGCTGAGAGACAGAAGT TCTGTTTCAAGGTGTTTGATGTGGACCGCGATGGCATCCTGTCGAGACAGGAGGTGCAGGACATGGTGGTGGCCCTGCAGGAGGTGTGGAAGGACAACCGCACGGACACCTTCCCC GAACTGCTTGCCAACGTGTCAGACATAGTAGAGGGCATCCTGAAGATGCACGACACAACAAAG ATGGGCCACCTGACTCTGGAAGACTACCAGATCTGGAGCGTGAAGAGTGCCCTTGCCAATGAGTTCCTCAACCTGCTATTTCAG gtgtgccaCATAGTGCTGGGTCTGAGACCGGCCACACCGGAAGAGGAGGGACAGATCATCAG GGGctggctggagagggagagtaggCATGGGCTACACATGGGCCAGAACTGGTTCCTCATCTCCATGCAATGGTGGCAGCAGTGGAAAGACTACGTCAAATAT GACAACAACAAGGCCATTGTGGTGGAGCAGCCCTCCATCCTGGGCGTGGGGAGGAGGAGTCCCCAGTCGTGCGCCAGCATGGAGCCCATCCCCAGCCCCTCTCGAGCGGGCTACAGCAACGGCGCCGGGGTCACCAGGTCCTCCAGCTCCTCGGGGGAGAAGTCGCCAGACAACATCTCCAGCGCGTCAGAGGCCGCCGAGAGCCCGAACGCCA GTCTGATCCCTCACATGACCTCGTCGGCCACAGAGCTGTGCTTCGCCCGGCAGCACAACGCCTCGGACAACAACAACCAGTGCTTCTCCAGCGCAAACGGCAACCTGTCCTCTCACCTCACCATGCAGAGACCCGGAGCCATCGACAACCATCCACTAGTCCTCACCGAGCCTAtgaag GCTCCAACACTAACCATGGAGGGTGGGCGTCTGAAAAGATCCCCGCCGCTGACGCCGGGCCGGGACTTTGAGACAGTGCCAGAGCCCGTGTGGAGGGCACTCTACCACTGGTACGGTGCCAACCTCAGCCTGCCACGACCG GTCATCCAGCACACCAAGACAGGCCAGCCAGAGCTGGAGCTCTTCCCCCGCTACCTGCTCTTCCTGCGGCAGCAGCCGGCTACGCGCACCCCCCAGTCCAACATCTGGGTGAACATGG GTAACGTCCCCTCTCCTAACGCCCCTCTGAAGCGCGTGCTGGCCTACACGGGCTGCTTCAGCAGGATGGGCACCATCAAGGACATCCACGACTACCTGTCCCAGCGGCTGCGCATTAAGGACGAGGACATGAGGCTCTGGCTGTACAACAGCGAG aattacctCACCCTCCTGGACGATGAAGATCACACACTAGAAAGTCTGAAGATTCAAGACGACCAGCACTTAGTAATTGAAG TTCGGAACAAAGATATGAGCTGGCCAGAGGAAATGTCATTCATTGCCAACAGCAGTAAAATCGACCGACACAAAG TCCCTACAGAGAAGGGTGCCACTGGCCTGAGTAACCTGGGCAACACGTGTTTCATGAACTCCAGCATCCAGTGTGTGAGCAACACCAAGCCCCTCACGGACTACTTCATCTCAGGGAGGCATCTCTACGAGCTCAACAG AACCAATCCCATTGGAATGCGTGGTCACATGGCAAAATGCTACGGGGATTTGGTCCAGGAGCTGTGGAGCGGAACGCAGAAGAATGTGGCGCCCTTAAAGCTCAGG TGGACGATAGCAAAATACGCTCCGCGATTCAACGGCTTCCAGCAGCAGGACTCCCAGGAGCTGCTGGCCTTCCTGCTAGACGGCCTCCACGAGGACCTGAACCGCGTGCACGAGAAGCCCTACGTGGAGCTGAAGGACAGCGACTTACGGCCCGACTTCGAGGTGGCCTCAGAG GCGTGGGATAACCACTTGAGGAGGAACCGTTCCATCGTGGTGGACTTGTTCCACGGCCAGCTCAAGTCCCAGGTCAAGTGTAAGACCTGTGGTCACATCAGTGCCCGATTCGACCCCTTTAACTTCCTGTCCCTGCCCCTGCCTATGGACAGCTCCATGCACTTAGAGATCACAG tgATCAAGCTGGACGGCTCGACTCCAGTGCGGTATGGCCTGCGTCTCAACATGGACGAGAAGTACACAGGCCTGAAGAAGCAGCTGAGCGAGCTGTGTGGACTCAAGCCAGAGCAGATCCTGCTGGCCGAGGTCCACAACTCCAATGTCAGG AACTTTCCACAGGACAATCAGAAGGTGCGTTTGTCTGTGAACGGCTTCCTCTGTGCGTTCGAGATCCCGGTACCAGGGTCACCTACCTCTGTCACCTGCCCCGCACAATCAG AAAGCACACCCACTGCCAAAGGGACAGCTGCTAACGGTCACATTGGGAAACCCAGTCTGATCCCCAACGGAATGCCAAGCACAGTGGTGCCATACACCCCAGAGAAACCCCTTCCCAATGGCATTCCCAACGGACACGCAGTGGCAGTCCAGGACAGCCCCTTCATCGGTTACATCATCGCCATGCACAGGAAGATG ATGCGAACGGAGCTGTACTTCCTGTCGTCTCAGAAGAACCGGCCCAGTCTGTTTGGCATGCCGGTGATCGTGCCCTGCACGGTGCACACCAGCAAGAAGGACCTGTACGACGCCGTGTGGATCCAGGTGTCCCGGCTGGCCAGCCCACTGCCCCCTCAGGAGGCCAGCAACCACGCCCAGGACTG TGATGACAGCATGGGCTACCAGTACCCCTTCACCCTGCGCGTGGTGCAAAAGGATGGCCACTCCTGCGCCTGGTGCCCCTGGTACAG GTTCTGCCGAGGCTGCATGGTGGACTGCTGCGAGGACAGGGCCTCCCTGGGGAACGCCTACATCGCAGTGGACTGGGACCCCACCGCCCTGCACCTCCGATACCAGACCTCccaggagagg ATAGTGGAGGAGCACTCCAGCGTGGAGCAGAGTCGGCGGGCCCAGGCGGAGCCCATCAGCCTGGACAGCTGCCTGCGGGCCTTCACCAGCGAGGAGGAGCTGGGCGAGGACGAGCTGTACTACTGCTCCAAGTGCAAGACCCACCGGCTGGCCACCAAGAAGCTGGACCTCTGGAGACTGCCCCCCGTGCTG ATAGTTCATTTGAAACGGTTCCAGTTTGTCAACGGTCGCTGGATCAAGTCTCAGAAGATTGTGAAGTTCCCCAGGGAGGGCTTTGACCCCGCTGCCTTCCTGGCCCCGCGAGAGAGGAGCCTGCAGGAGGAAACCCAGAGGGCAGCGGGGGCAGGAGGCACAGCCGTAGGGGACTCGTCCTCcttggctgccagtggcaccaTCTGCagtgtctcctctgtctccacgAGCACCTTCAGCAGCCTGTCAAGCACACCCAAAG CTTCCCCAGCACTGGCACGCCGGGCGGGCAGTCCGCTGAAGGGCTCCAGTCCCGCGGGCAGCCCCAAGAGCGGCGGGCGCAAGCAGGGCCGCCTGCGTCTGCCGCAGCTTGGCAGCCGGCACCGGCTCTCCACCAGCAAGGAAAACCTGGAAAGCAGCAGCTTCAACATCACCAGCGGCAGCACAGATGgaatgagcagcagcagcaacaaagAGAGCAGCCCTGACCAGGATACCAGCTCGGTGGCGGAGGTGGAGGCGGGGTCGGGGGCAGgccaggaggagggggggaacgCGCTGGACTCCTGGTCGGAGGAAGCTTCTGGAAGCGAGAGCGAGGTGGTCGTGATGAATGGACTGGTGCCCGAGGGTGGCCATGCCAATGGCCATGCTGAGACCAACACTGACGCGGAGAGCGCTCTTCACCAAAGAGACGAAATCTGCCTGCAGCCTGTATACAACTTGTATGCAACCTCA TGCCATTCAGGAATCATGGGTGGTGGCCACTATGTGACTTATGCCAAAAACCCCAACGAGAAATGGTACTGTTACAACGACAGCAGCTGCAAG GAGGTGCACTCTGAGGAGATTGACACGGACTCTGCCTACATCCTCTTCTACGAGCAGCAGGGAGTGGACTACTCGCAGTTCCTGCCAAAGACTGACGGCAAAAAGATGGCCGACACCACAAGCATGGACGAGGACTTTGAGTCGGACTACAAGAAATACTGCGTCCTTCAGTGA